TGAAGATTTAGCCAGCTTAAATCCTTATAATCAATTGCCCATGCTCATTGAAAATGATTTAAAACTGTTTAATACGGCGATTATTTCTGAATATATTGATGACCGTTATCGTCAAAATAAATTGTATGCAGATGCACCCGCTCCGCGTTCTGAACAACGTCAATATATTTGGCGTTTTGAGCAAGATTGGCTCAAACTCGCAGACATTATGCTGCGCCATCCAGACACCTTAAATATAGATGCACAGAAAAAAGCACAAAAACAATTGCGTGATACATTGATTTCATTAACGCCTCTGTTTCAGCATTTTCCATATTTTATGTCTGAACACTTTACAATTTTAGATTGCATGTTAGCACCAATTTTCATACGGTTAAGACAAATGGGAATTGAGTTACCAAAGCAGCAATGCCGTCCAATTTTATTATATTGCCAAAGAATTTTTAATCGACCTAGTTTTTTGAAGTCCATGACCCTTCAAGAAAAGAATCGCTTTCAAGAATTTTTAGCCAAAGAATAGAGTAAATTTCTCATGTCTGAACCAGAATTAAACTTAACCCCCACTCGCCCATATCTTGCACGTGCGATTTATGAGTGGATTTGTGATAATCATCTAACACCTTATCTGTTAGTGGATGCAACACAACCCTATACCGATGTCCCAACTCAATTTGTACAAGATGGTCAAATTGTCCTGAATATCGTGCCACACGCTGTACATATGCTTAATATGAGCAATGATGCCGTCACATTCTCCGCACGTTTTGGTGGTGTGCCTAAAGATATTTATGTACCCATGAATGCAGTATTAGGTTTGTATGCTCGCGAAAATGGACAAGGTTTATTCTTTGATCCTGACGAATATGCCAATGTGCAAATTAATGAAGATGCTTTAAAATCAAATACTACAGAGACATCCGAAACAACTGACGAAACACCAAAGAAAAAACCAAGTTTAAGAATTTTAGAATAGAATAAAGGAGCATTCGATGGCTTTTGATCTCGTACAATACTTTGCTGAGCAGATTAAGATTCAAAAGCCTCAGCTTTTAAACCAGTATCCTCCTGAAGAAAGAAAGAATTATTTATTAGAAATTAATGCATTAACTTTAGGAAAATTAGTTAATCTTTGGGAACAAAAAGAGGATGTGGTCTATCAAGAAATTCAAAATGTGGATCATTTATATCTGCAAGAAATTGCACGGCATTTGACAACATCCTCACATAATCAATCACAACTCACGAAACCTGACCTAGAACATGCCACAATTGAAATTTTGGAGTTACAACTCAAAGAGTTAAAACAGTTAGATGAAACGGGTAGTTTTGGCAAAAGAGGTCTACGTGAATTAATCTTAGGTCAAATAGAACATCTCTCAGGTCAAGCCGAAGATTGGGTTTGGTCAACCAATAACCTAAAAGTGCTCATAGGTTCTAAACCTATCATGCAAGAAGAGCTATCATTAGATGAGACAATGAAGGAGTTTAATCAAATGGTGAATACGCAAAAAGAGCACACTCAGGCTGAAGTTTTAGCTGTAAAACCTGCGACAACAATCAATCCAACTTGGGCAAAAGTCTGTGAACCAATTGTTGCATTGGTGGTACTTTGGATTTTATTTGAAGCACTACAATCCGCATTTGCTTAATTGAGTTCTTTTTACAGGACTTCAGAAATATACAACTGCAATATTTTCTATTTCAGCATTGCAGTTGTTATATTTATTTTACAATTGTATTTTTTCAAAAATTGGTTATGTTTGCGGCAAAAATATTTTGGAATATTTTAAAATATTGAGTTTATCTAAAATAAAAAAAGACATTACTCAGTTAAACTGAAAAATAAAAAAATAGTCAGTAAATTTT
The DNA window shown above is from Acinetobacter piscicola and carries:
- a CDS encoding ClpXP protease specificity-enhancing factor, producing the protein MSEPELNLTPTRPYLARAIYEWICDNHLTPYLLVDATQPYTDVPTQFVQDGQIVLNIVPHAVHMLNMSNDAVTFSARFGGVPKDIYVPMNAVLGLYARENGQGLFFDPDEYANVQINEDALKSNTTETSETTDETPKKKPSLRILE
- a CDS encoding glutathione S-transferase N-terminal domain-containing protein: MNLENTQLQGITLYSHADDFRSHWVRFVLTEKQIKHNLIIVDEDDEDLASLNPYNQLPMLIENDLKLFNTAIISEYIDDRYRQNKLYADAPAPRSEQRQYIWRFEQDWLKLADIMLRHPDTLNIDAQKKAQKQLRDTLISLTPLFQHFPYFMSEHFTILDCMLAPIFIRLRQMGIELPKQQCRPILLYCQRIFNRPSFLKSMTLQEKNRFQEFLAKE